The region TAACGTAATGCATGTCTGAAACTAGACATGTTAAATTGCACGAGGACACCCACCAGTGCTCAATTTGACTTCTGCAATCTTTCACCACCTGTTGTGGAAACAGACACAATTTGTCATTTCATAACAGCTGAGATTCCCAAAATGCCACAGACAACCAGTGACAATCACTGCTAAACTATCTGCATTATTCTAGTAATATAAATTGGCCATTATAGAGAGAATGAATGAGATATTGAGATAAGGTACACTGTAATACATGTTTATGGCAATGTCTATGTCAATAAGAGTCTGTAGACTAAGCTAATAAGTCCcatagcacaaaataaaaaaaatttaagtacattAGCATTATTTGCCATATATTGTGAATTATACATTGCATacccttgagttttttttttaattattattattggaacTCACTTtgatctctctcactctctcaaccatcattaaaaattattattttttttaattacagcaataagaaGGATATTGTTTTTGGCATTATGACAACTAACATTTTTAATGATCTTAGTGctactaaaactgttttttttttttttcatacaaaatatctaaatacagaaataaaatttcTTTCTTATTGAGGTGCAACAGGATATGTCCTTTAAGAGATTCACCCACCAATACAACAATAGAAGGCATGTCTGAAAGCATGAGCAGACATGcattatgttttttcttttctttttctctctctactTAAAGACGTGTTGCTGAGGGCAGTGCAACACAGAACTTTCCAGAtcttataaataaatatcttCCAGTCTTGTTGATTTTAaatgaagcagcacaaatgtAGCTTTCATATGTGGCCAGCTGAGGTTTATCCTCCAATGTCAACACACAGGTAAAAGACGCTGTTTATTTACCTTTCACCTACTAATGTCACTCAAAATACCATGCAAATATAAATAGGTCAGTTAACCCTTACCTTCACATGGAGTCATTTCACAGCATGTAAACTACCTAACGTTAGTGCATATTGGCAGCGTGGAAAACGTGCTGGAACAAAGGTTGTTTTGTAGCTACTATACATTAATAATTTACTGTTATAACCACTGAGATACATTGCTTATAAATATGCACGTGCATTTAATTACAAAGTAtaagaaacacacatacactaacGCAAAATAACTGTTTGCAACCATCTAGCAAACAGCAACACGTGACACAGAACTTTCCAGAGAAGGAAACGCGTTATAATGCGACTATCCTGCAAAACCAACATAAACATCACGTGCATGGACATTAATCTGTGATATCTGCAGGAATGCAATGGTGGTAACTTAACGTTAAATGAAATTAACTTTACTCCTGACCTTTTTGTGCTCCTCTTTTAACCTCTCAACGCCTTGGGGCAGATCTTTACTCCGTTTGACTTTTCCAGTTGCAGCCATTTGGTCGTGCAAGGATGCCATCCACAATAAAACAATGATTCTTTGTTTAAATATCCAAACACTGAATGCTCAAGGGTTTGAAGTCCTATAGAAATGTTTATGAATGCAATTGGATGTGTTGCACTCAATCTGTCGCCTCGTAGTCATCAATGAAGCAGAACAAGTGGTCCAGTATATCGAGATTGAGATCATTTCACACGTGCATGCTACGATGTCGAAGTTATCCCAAAATTTCCTCTTGTTTAAAGTCCACCGATGGCCTATTTGCCCTGCGCCATGTTCATCTAATCACGGATGTAGTACGTACTCTGGATATCTCTCCCCCTACTACAACGATACAAACACGTGATTGCCTCCTAAttaatttcactttcatttatgaataacaaatacaaattttaagAGAAAATAAATTTCCTTATCCGAACACAGACTAAAAATAATTGTCAGCATAGAATGACAACGTTATTCTCCTGCCATGAGTAATTacaatagactgtataaaaacaggtaattacttatgaggaaaaaaactttttttttcatatagtaACCATAAAAGGTTCTGTTAATGGCAAtatttgttttatcaaaaacGTAGATCGCTGATTAATGCCTTTATATGACCGGAGGAGGGTCGTGTAAACAGCTGACTATATCATGTGACAGGAAGTTGTAAACGTTAAGAAAaaatgtaactgaaataaaatatttttcttttttttcagtgttgtttcaatttgaaacttttcaaaaatgtCCCATCTCAGCTGCTTTATAATAAACctcattataattaaataattctactattttattttcacccggttacttttattttgaagaaagACAAACTGTCCTCGGTGTCAGCAACGTTTTCCGGAATGGTATGTCTTCACCCTATGGTCCTCACATTGAAATGCTTCGAACTGCTTAAAGATATTTCCATGTGAAATTCGAATTATTTATTAACATAAGGAATTATTAGAGTTCTGGTGAGTACTGACACTTGCTCATAAAAGTGACTGAATcctttttttgttaaaatcatTGTTTTGTCATGTCTTTGGAAAAaatttaatatcaataaatatataactTAGAGATAACATTTGATCATCTATTTAACTCCTATTTAATATAgctgcttttaaaaaatgcattaatgcttatttatatatttgtaaatttaaaTATGGATTCAGATTAATAAGACAAGACTTATTCACTATTTGGCATATGCATGTTCAttgcattattaattattttgtatttggttaaATTTTTTCCCCCAGGTGACGAGAGAAGCTTTTCGGTCAGTCATGTTGAGGCACTGCAGGACATATTCACACTGTGTCTTTAAAAGTCAGACAAATCTTGTTCTTTCAAAACCAGTTAGGATTCTTTTGCCCTGGTCACCATTGACATGTACCACTTCCCCACGTACTCATTCTACCAACATCAAGATGCGCTCATACTTACAGTACATGAAAAGGAAAGTCAAAGGTGCACCAGCTCCTCCATACGATCATGTGTGTCAGGTTGGAGATCCTGTGTTACGTTCACAGGCTGCGGTGGTGGAACCCGGAGCCATTCAGGGCCCAGAAGTGCAGAAGGTCATAAAGACCCTAGTCAAGGTGATGAGGAAGCTTGAGTGTGTCGGCCTGAGTGCACCCCAGATTGGTGTTCCTCTACAAATACTAGCCTTGGAGTATCCAAAGAAAATGCTGGAGGATAGCTCAATCGCTTCTGTTGAAGCTCGGGGTCTGGTGACAGTGCCTCTTATGATTTTTGTAAACCCACAGTTACGTGTACTAGATGGACGCACTGTCATCTTCCAAGAGGCCTGTGAAAGCATCTGTGGGTTTTCAGCATCTGTTCCACGCTACGTGTCTGTGGAAGTCTCAggtaaaagtgaaataaaatgccaTCTAAAAAACAAACGTATTATTCTCTTAAAGTATCAAATCAAAACAGATGTTTTTCTTCTTTGGAAAGGTCTTAATGAGAAAGCAGAGCCTGTCAGTTGGCAAGTGAGTGGATGGCCAGCCAGAATACTACAGCATGAAATGGATCACCTTAGTGGAGTGTTATATATCGATCGCATGGACAGTAAAACCTTCATCAATGTAAAATGGGAAGAGTATAATGAATAATGCTTTGGGAACTTCTTTGCAACCTCACCTTTTGGATTCAGAGAAAATAGATGTTCTTGTCACTCCTGTGTTATCAAAAACCAACATTTAATCACATGTGACAGTCAAACCCAGAAATTATTTTTCTCATTGGGCATTTAAAAGCAAGCTAGATTAGACTTTGCCTTTGCAGATAGCATATGGAAATAACCACAACAACATctgtaatagtataaaaaaaaaattgtaatataggGGGACTTTATGTCCTTTTATTTCTAAACTGTTACTAAACTGTTTAAACTGTTCAGGTTTAAGTTTTGTTTTCCTATAGTTTTCATACTTTCTGATGATAATGAAAGTATTTCGACCATTTGTGtgcaggcattgtacataatcgaccaatcatgGCACGcaagaaggtgggatctacagagtacagtcaaagcaatgcaaatacatgtACATATGTACTATAGAGAACACATCGGTAAGAGAAGAAAGGAAAACCTGGTCATTTTAGGCAGTTTAGAAGGACATATAAATATGAGAGTACATATGTGTAATAgtaatatttagaatttaatttgaaataaacacAAGCAGGGTTCTCcttaagaacctttattttttataggAATTCCATTTAACAATCATAATATCAGACATGTACATTATATTTAATGATTATATGGCAGTATATCACTCTAAACAACAGTTATTGGTTGGAGTTGTTGCTAAGACAGAAAGCCATAattttcaaaaacacattaataccAATAACTGTCTGAACCCATCAAATATTGGAGTGGCCATCACACACCTCACCAATAACAGTTACAAGCCATGTTACTGTATGACATATAGATTAGAAAGAGATAGTCGAGTCTACAGTGAACTTTGTTACTTTCTTGTAATATTTGTCTCTTAATACCATAAAAAGACATTGCTGATTTCAAAAAGCAAAAGTGTAATAGATTTTCATGTTTCTATTACTAAGTGTTTCTATTACTTGTTGTGCAACTAGCAAAATAATAACAGGCTTAATTTGGAGATTAAAAACAGTGTCTTCAACCAGACATGGTCAACGCTGACAGTTGATTTTAAACAGGGGAAGGTCTGAAGAAAGACTTTCCACACTTACACATCATGGTATATTTATAGCAACACAGAGTGCAATACACATCACCACAATACCTGCATACCTGCAAGTTGCTACGGTCAAAACTATGGCAAGAGACACagaatgttttaacattttgtgtGTTATGTTTTTGAGAGCAGTGTCCTCCACCAGGACACCCAGAGAAATGAAAGACTTTACAAGTGAAGCATACAGTTTCAGGCAAAGTTTGTTCACCCTTCCAGCAAAAATCGTGATACAGTATTAGTCTTTCCAAATCACCCACTTCCTGGGAGTACTGCTGATGATGTGCAGCAGAAATACTTTTGTGCCTCTTTTGGGCATTCGCTGTTTCTCCTTGAGGGGGTTGTATTTTTCCTGTTGGTTGCACATTGTGTTGTGTTAAATTgcacttttgaataatataacagtTGTGGTCATGGATAAGCTGGCACTCATAGCACACCAAAAATGAATCAGAAGTAGAACCATccatacaaaaatgttttttcaggGAATCTTTTGATTTTTCCTTTGCTAATCTAATCTGGTCTTGTGTTGAATAAAGCTCTTCAGCTTTGTCGGAGCATAGTGCTAAAGTATGTCCTTTAATTTTGCACTCTCTATAATGAGAACACTGTGAACTGTGCATGTCTTTGCAATTTTCACACTCGTAAATATATAACTGATCTGGCGTGATACACTCGCACAACAATTTTGCTGCTGCTTGTCTCTGGGCATCACCTTCAAGTTGATCTTGAGCAAATCTTTCCATCAGACTTGGACTGATGAGTGAGTTTCCCTGCTTTGAATCCTCATTATTCCCCATGTTTGACTGGGAGAGCTCTCTCTGTAAAGTCTTGCTTAAAGGTTTCTTTTTTGGTTGCTTATAAGAAGAGTCAGGTGGCATATCAGAAATGGACATCAAGTGAGAAGCATCTGCCTGCTCTGTGTACAGATCCAGCTCAGCGTCTATGCCACCAGTCAGGATGGCGTctgaaatactaacagcatctgaCTTTCTCTTGGTGTTCTCTAATGCTATCTGAAGACTGTGGCCTGCCTGCCTCTCCTTGACTAGCTGTAGAACCCACTCCACATCTCTGTCCACAGAGCCCAAGGCCGAGAGTAGCAGCTGGCATTCCATCCGAGAAATGAAGAAACCACGTGCAAGACTGAGTAAAACATCAGCAGGAACTAGTTTGGAGTTCAGCACCAACTCTTCTTCTTCATTAGGACCTGAAGCTTGGTATCCAAGCAAACCAAACAACTCTTTAGCCTGCTGAAGTGTCAGTGCAGGTTTGATCAAATGGGTGAACATACCTGAGAACATCTGGTGAGGAGAAAGAGACTATTTAAGGTAGTGAAAACAAACACAATGACATTCAAACTAATAGAAATATGTAGGTGGTGCTCCAGTATTTCCACATACCTTCACCACTCTGTACTCTCTTCTCCAGGGGTAGACATAGAGATGTAATGCCGCGAGCTCCAACACTTCAAAGGCCTTGGAAAGTTTCTCAAGCCTCGTTTGGCCAGTTTTAGAGAGAAATGAGATATTTAGAGATTTTTCCATCACTGCCAATGAATCTAATCCATGTAGATTGTGCAACTTCTGGGCATTGCCATTGTGAAGCAGCGCCTCAACTTCCTTACAAAAATCCTCATCCCTGCATACCAAACTTCGATCCCCCTTCTCAATTCGTCTCTCCAAGTTAGTCTGGTACCTATTGATGAGACCATCCACTGTCTTTTTATGAGCAGAATTCATCCTAGAAGAAACAATATTGTACGTTTATTTACTGACAACCAACTTATAATCATTAAACATGCCAATAATCACAAGAGGTATACACAAACAATCACGTTTCTATTTTGCATTACGTCATTAACGTGTATAGTCGGGTAAAGAGAACTAAAAACTACTATATGAAAATGTAATCTAGAgatgatatatacatataaaaatttaGTTCAACATGACTAGTAATTGACTATATAAGTGGAAATTTAGACTATTAAAAACCATCTATAATGCTACTAAAACAACAAAGTGAAAGTGATCCAAGATCACTTTCCAAGATCGAAAGCACAGTTCCGTCAGATTATCTACAACCACCGTTTTAAAGAATTCCGTAgttataaaatatagatttttaaattaatatttaatgtatagCACATTGTTGGACAATAAATAACATAAACtacactttatttttaaacactgtGTGTCTTGTGCCAAACAAAACCACCGCCACCTATATTTTTCTCAAC is a window of Carassius carassius chromosome 23, fCarCar2.1, whole genome shotgun sequence DNA encoding:
- the pdf gene encoding peptide deformylase, mitochondrial; translated protein: MLRHCRTYSHCVFKSQTNLVLSKPVRILLPWSPLTCTTSPRTHSTNIKMRSYLQYMKRKVKGAPAPPYDHVCQVGDPVLRSQAAVVEPGAIQGPEVQKVIKTLVKVMRKLECVGLSAPQIGVPLQILALEYPKKMLEDSSIASVEARGLVTVPLMIFVNPQLRVLDGRTVIFQEACESICGFSASVPRYVSVEVSGLNEKAEPVSWQVSGWPARILQHEMDHLSGVLYIDRMDSKTFINVKWEEYNE
- the spata2l gene encoding spermatogenesis associated 2-like → MNSAHKKTVDGLINRYQTNLERRIEKGDRSLVCRDEDFCKEVEALLHNGNAQKLHNLHGLDSLAVMEKSLNISFLSKTGQTRLEKLSKAFEVLELAALHLYVYPWRREYRVVKMFSGMFTHLIKPALTLQQAKELFGLLGYQASGPNEEEELVLNSKLVPADVLLSLARGFFISRMECQLLLSALGSVDRDVEWVLQLVKERQAGHSLQIALENTKRKSDAVSISDAILTGGIDAELDLYTEQADASHLMSISDMPPDSSYKQPKKKPLSKTLQRELSQSNMGNNEDSKQGNSLISPSLMERFAQDQLEGDAQRQAAAKLLCECITPDQLYIYECENCKDMHSSQCSHYRECKIKGHTLALCSDKAEELYSTQDQIRLAKEKSKDSLKKHFCMDGSTSDSFLVCYECQLIHDHNCYIIQKCNLTQHNVQPTGKIQPPQGETANAQKRHKSISAAHHQQYSQEVGDLERLILYHDFCWKGEQTLPETVCFTCKVFHFSGCPGGGHCSQKHNTQNVKTFCVSCHSFDRSNLQVCRYCGDVYCTLCCYKYTMMCKCGKSFFRPSPV